CCTCCGCCTCGCCAAGCCACGGCGGCAGGCATCCTGCCTCCCGACAGGTGCGGGCCAGGGCTTCCAGCGGGCGGCGGCAGCTGTAAGGGATCTCCACCTCCCACAGGAAGATGCCGCTTTCCACCAAGCCTTCGAGGAAGTGCGTCAGATCGGAGACCTCGGCTTCGGACCGCGCCGCGACGGCTTGCAGGATCTCCTCCACGCGGCGCGTGCCGACCGAAGCCTCTTCCAGGAACATGCGCAGGACGGGAAGGTCCTTGACGCGGGAGAGAACCTCCGCGTCCGTCGGGCGGCGCAGAAGGGCGGGCCGCCAGTAAGTCCATCCCCCTTCCATTTCCCGGAGCGTTGGGTTGGGCCGCAGCCTGGCGGCAGCGCGCAGGGCGGGCTCGGCGGCCAGACATGAAGTCACCTTCCGGGCTTCGAACACATTCAGCAAGACTTCCGTTCGCGAGGCACGATTCTCGCCGCCCACCCGTGCCGAGCCTGAAGCGACCTGAACCAGCGCGGTGGTGCAGAAGACGGATTGGGGGCTCGTCTTGGCCGCGCCCCGGGCGACGTAGGAAGCGAACTTGGAGGCGACATGGCGGTCGTCATAGTCCCATCTTCCTGGGTCGGCCGATTGGAGGGACTTGAGAGCCTTGAAGAGCGTCCGGCTGGCCAGCCGAATCCCTTCCTGGAACAGAGCGCTGCCGCCAATTGCCATGAGGGCGCTCCGGGAGGCGCAAAGGTCGACGGAGAAGGCCTCGCGGAAGCGCTTCTCGAGGGCTTCGAAGCGCTGCCCGCGCTCGACGTGTCGCTCGAGGCTTCGCGCCAGCGCCGGGTCCAGCCCTGGAGCCGCCTCCTGCAGATGCGCCTGGTCCGGCCGGCGCCGGTTGTACACGGCCCGGCGCAGCGTCACAATCGCCAGGCGCGTCCGGTTGCGCTCCGAATCTCCCGGGACGGGCGGACCGGCGGCACGGTAGAGAGCCTCGCTGAGGGCGTCGGCTTCTCCTTCCATCTCCCTTTCAAGAGCCAGGAGCTCGTGGAGCCGCGCGAGGGAAGATCCGGCGCGCAGCGTTTCCAGCGACTCGAAAGGAAGGGCGGCAACGCGGAGGAGAACCAGCGGAGCGGCGGGGGTTTCCACGGGATTCAAGCCTCGGTATCCGGATGATCCTCTAGGAAGCGGTGCATAAAGAATCGGAGGATCGCCTCGGCGGCCGGATCGATTCCCAGACGATTGCATTGCATGTGCGTGTAGGACCAGGCGAGATAGATCAAATCTTGCGGGACGCGTCCGGCGCGGTGAGCCTCCAGCAGCCGTCCTGCCGCGGGACGCGCCGATTCCAGGAAGCTCCGGGCGATCCGCGCCGCCTCGGGGCCGCCGTACAGGGCGTCGGGGTTCCGGGCCGTTTCCCCTAGGAAGAGCTCTTCCAGCCCGGGCGCGAGCGATTGATAGCGCTCTTGCAGAATCTGGCGCTCTTCCTCCCGCCAACTGCCGATCTCCAGGGCCCACCCGTAGCCGCGCTCGTAGAAGGCCAGCCGCTGTGCTCGGTCCATTTCCAACAGATCCAGGAAGCGCTCGGTAATCACCAGCACGAATTCCCGCCGCGATTTCGCCAGCACGCCCCGCCGGTCGGCTTCGATGAGGTCCAGGCAGGCGAGGGAATCGTGAAAAAAGATCTGCTCGGCGAGCGCCATCCCTTCCCCGCCTCCATATCGATCGTATTCCCGCTGGTACTCGGCGAATTCGTGCCCTTCGATGAGACCGCGATCGCGGATGACGGCGAGCCGTTCCTCCACCAGCTTGCGCACCTCTCCCTCGACCCAGGCCGGCCGTCCCAGGACCCGGAACCGCACCTGCCAGCGCGGGACGTTGAAGCGGGCATAGAAGAGCGAGTCGAGCTCGGCATGCGTCCTGATTTTCCGGGCCACGGGCTCGACCAACTCCCGAAGGATCTCTTCGTGGCTCTCTCGAGGGCCGTAGAGGAGCGTGTAGAGGCAGCGCTGAGACGTCATGGAATGAGGCGCTCCTTACCCGGGGTCGCGGGCGGAAAAAAATGAGGGGCGGCATGGAGCGCTTCCACGCCACCCCTTTTCGAAGCTTGGGTCTAAAGACCCTGCGGAACCCGACTAGCTCTTGCGCGCAGCACCGATGAAGGGGCTGGGGCAGGTGCACAATGGGCTGGTGCTGGAGTAGTTACAACCGGGCTTGGTTCTGGACTCCACATCCTCCACTTCCAGATTTAGGGATACGGGACGCTTGGCGAGTTCCGCCATCTTGCTTCTCCTTTCGGATTTCGAAGCTCGGGCCTATAGACCTTGCGGAACCCGTCTAGCTCTTGCGCGCACCGATGACGGGGCAGGTACACAGCGGGTTGGTGCTGGAGCTGTTACAACCGGGCCGGGTTCTGGACTCCACATCCTCCACTTCCAGATTCAGGGCAACGGGACGCTTTGCGAAGTCTGCCATTCCTA
The genomic region above belongs to Candidatus Polarisedimenticolia bacterium and contains:
- a CDS encoding thiopeptide-type bacteriocin biosynthesis protein, giving the protein MTSQRCLYTLLYGPRESHEEILRELVEPVARKIRTHAELDSLFYARFNVPRWQVRFRVLGRPAWVEGEVRKLVEERLAVIRDRGLIEGHEFAEYQREYDRYGGGEGMALAEQIFFHDSLACLDLIEADRRGVLAKSRREFVLVITERFLDLLEMDRAQRLAFYERGYGWALEIGSWREEERQILQERYQSLAPGLEELFLGETARNPDALYGGPEAARIARSFLESARPAAGRLLEAHRAGRVPQDLIYLAWSYTHMQCNRLGIDPAAEAILRFFMHRFLEDHPDTEA